One genomic window of Quercus robur chromosome 6, dhQueRobu3.1, whole genome shotgun sequence includes the following:
- the LOC126690269 gene encoding uncharacterized protein LOC126690269 — protein MGTIHVILAAPGRTRSFPSRVLSVAQLSAEDREREFKRSKKGSSLILGFSDEDKRGTIQPHDDALVVTLRIGCFDVRRVLVDPGSAVEVMYPDLYKGLNLRPEDLTAYDSPLISFEGKTVIPKGQIRLSIQTGSEVVEVDFIVVDAYSPYTAIVARPCIHAFEAVSSTLHQKVKYSFRGQVEEIRGDQAMARQCIVVAISRQSNAESSASKNL, from the coding sequence ATGGGGACGATACACGTCATCCTCGCCGCTCCAGGAAGAACCAGATCATTTCCTTCTAGGGTGCTGTCTGTGGCTCAACTCTCCGCCGAGGACAGGGAAAGAGAAtttaaaaggtctaaaaagggaagctctttaaTATTAGGATTCTCAGATGAAGATAAGAGgggaactatccaacctcacgacgatgccttaGTGGTTACGCTGAGAATCGGATGTTTCGATGTGAGAAGGGTACTGGTAGACCCGGGTAGCGCAGTAgaggtaatgtaccctgatctatacaaggggctgaacttaaGGCCGGAAGATTTGACGGCTTATGACTCTCCCCTTATCAGCTTCGAAGGGAAGACTGTTATACCAAAAGGGCAGATCAGACTATCCATACAGACCGGgtcagaggtggtggaggtggattttatcgtggtcgatgcCTACTCGCCCTACACAGCGATAGTAGCCAGGCCATGCATCCATGCCTTCGAAGCCGTATcttccacacttcaccaaaaggtAAAATACTCGTTCAGAGGCCAAGTGGAAGAGATTCGTGGAGATCAGGCCATGGCCAGGCAGTGTATAGTGGTCGCCATCTCACGTCAGTCCAATGCCGAGTCCTCAGCTTCTAAAAACTTATAG